One window from the genome of Salvia splendens isolate huo1 chromosome 9, SspV2, whole genome shotgun sequence encodes:
- the LOC121749804 gene encoding probable myosin-binding protein 5 isoform X1, with product MLPAGAALRISIEEKFGTLSYFFIYAILEWLVIVLLFFDGLLAFLCNEITQWFELKTPCLLCTRLDHLLVQRSSSFYYNESFCEDHKRNISALAYCHVHKRLSDIRSMCQGCLLSSEKESGCDRRRPLVVDEGNVQLRQLRKYEKEIVANERIGILRCSCCGDPIKLKSPLRYKACLSMAAPCSPRAAWFSGGNGDGGSVDAYTELKLIADSRSEFHGDEYGKEGINNMFGDEPKTPHFSDRNRFFGVALSDGAASASPRTPRRIEFAMEPIKEGETEAELVARLKRQVTLDRRSMMALYMELDEERSASAVAANNAMAMITRLQEEKAAVLMEALQYKRMMEGQAEYDQEAMQRMKDMLVRREEEIKVMGHELEEHGERYSVVGAKGSGDLSEVRLDEDRQDIVNSCGKMSNDPRVVRLDEDHQDIVNSRVCLDEDHQDDIVNSHDEGRDDAREVGHDEDHQDDIVNSRDEGSDDAREVGHDEDHQNDIVNSRDEHEDHQDDIVNSVSEDSDAQCEASHVESHQDIVDSQGEGSDVPCKVGRVNSQVMSPRDEEERKIQDELAALNYEGEMCRILCQLAELEEKLYSADDAELDVLAREVRLVKGRLRAVEAESVLLKHVAMSVQKRGVLSEIAQHLRQLRQ from the exons ATGCTTCCCGCAGGGGCAGCATTGAGGATCTCCATCGAGGAAAAGTTCGGAACTCTCTCCTATTTCTTCATCTACGCCATCCTCGAATGGCTGGTGATCGTCTTGCTCTTTTTCGACGGCCTCCTCGCCTTCCTCTGCAACGAAATCACCCAATGGTTCGAGCTCAAAACTCCATGCTTGCTCTGCACCAGGCTTGATCATCTCCTTGTGCAGAGGAGCTCCAGTTTCTACTACAATGAATCCTTTTGTGAGGATCACAAGAGGAATATCTCCGCCCTCGCCTACTGCCACGTGCACAAGCGTCTTTCTGACATCCGCAGCATGTGCCAGGGATGCCTTCTCTCATCCGAGAAGGAATCTGGCTGCGATAGGCGCAGGCCCCTTGTTGTGGATGAGGGGAATGTGCAGCTGAGACAGTTGAGGAAATATGAGAAGGAGATTGTGGCTAATGAGAGGATTGGGATTTTGAGGTGCTCTTGCTGTGGGGACCCTATAAAGTTGAAGTCACCGTTGAGATACAAGGCGTGTTTGTCCATGGCTGCCCCTTGTTCTCCTCGTGCAGCTTGGTTCTCAGGCGGGAATGGTGATGGTGGCAGCGTTGATGCGTACACAGAGCTTAAATTGATAGCAGATTCAAGATCAGAGTTCCATGGTGATGAATATG GTAAAGAGGGCATAAATAATATGTTTGGAGATGAACCAAAAACTCCACATTTCTCAGATAGAAACAGATTCTTTGGAGTCGCATTATCAGATGGTGCAGCCTCAGCGAGTCCTAGGACTCCTAGGAGAATAGAGTTTGCCATGGAGCCGATCAAAGAGGGCGAGACCGAGGCCGAGCTTGTGGCCCGTCTCAAGAGACAGGTGACACTCGACCGGAGGTCCATGATGGCCCTATACATGGAGTTGGATGAGGAGAGAAGTGCCTCCGCTGTGGCAGCCAACAACGCGATGGCAATGATCACACGCCTGCAGGAGGAGAAGGCGGCGGTGCTGATGGAGGCGTTGCAGTACAAGAGGATGATGGAGGGGCAGGCGGAGTATGACCAGGAGGCGATGCAGAGGATGAAGGACATGTTGGTCAGGAGGGAAGAGGAGATTAAGGTCATGGGGCACGAGCTCGAGGAGCATGGGGAGAGGTACAGTGTGGTTGGGGCCAAAGGGAGTGGCGATCTGTCTGAGGTGCGTCTTGATGAGGATCGTCAAGACATTGTGAACTCGTGTGGCAAAATGAGCAATGATCCCCGTGTGGTGCGTCTAGATGAGGATCATCAAGACATTGTGAACTCGCGGGTTTGTCTAGATGAGGATCATCAAGACGACATTGTGAACTCGCACGACGAAGGGAGAGATGATGCGCGTGAGGTGGGTCATGATGAGGATCATCAAGATGACATTGTGAACTCGCGGGATGAAGGGAGTGATGATGCGCGTGAGGTGGGTCATGACGAGGATCATCAAAACGACATTGTGAACTCGCGGGACGAACATGAGGATCATCAGGACGACATTGTGAACTCGGTGAGCGAAGACAGTGATGCTCAATGTGAGGCAAGTCATGTTGAGAGTCATCAAGACATTGTGGACTCGCAGGGCGAAGGGAGTGATGTTCCGTGTAAGGTGGGTCGTGTGAACTCGCAAGTCATGTCACCACGGGACGAGGAGGAACGTAAGATCCAAGACGAGCTAGCTGCATTGAACTACGAGGGGGAGATGTGCCGTATCCTATGTCAGTTGGCGGAGTTGGAGGAGAAGTTGTACTCGGCGGATGATGCCGAGCTGGACGTCCTTGCGAGAGAAGTAAGATTGGTGAAGGGAAGGCTGAGAGCAGTGGAAGCAGAGAGTGTGTTGTTGAAGCACGTTGCCATGAGTGTGCAGAAAAGGGGAGTTTTGAGTGAGATAGCTCAACATCTAAGACAACTTAGGCAATAA
- the LOC121749804 gene encoding probable myosin-binding protein 5 isoform X2, producing the protein MLPAGAALRISIEEKFGTLSYFFIYAILEWLVIVLLFFDGLLAFLCNEITQWFELKTPCLLCTRLDHLLVQRSSSFYYNESFCEDHKRNISALAYCHVHKRLSDIRSMCQGCLLSSEKESGCDRRRPLVVDEGNVQLRQLRKYEKEIVANERIGILRCSCCGDPIKLKSPLRYKACLSMAAPCSPRAAWFSGGNGDGGSVDAYTELKLIADSRSEFHGKEGINNMFGDEPKTPHFSDRNRFFGVALSDGAASASPRTPRRIEFAMEPIKEGETEAELVARLKRQVTLDRRSMMALYMELDEERSASAVAANNAMAMITRLQEEKAAVLMEALQYKRMMEGQAEYDQEAMQRMKDMLVRREEEIKVMGHELEEHGERYSVVGAKGSGDLSEVRLDEDRQDIVNSCGKMSNDPRVVRLDEDHQDIVNSRVCLDEDHQDDIVNSHDEGRDDAREVGHDEDHQDDIVNSRDEGSDDAREVGHDEDHQNDIVNSRDEHEDHQDDIVNSVSEDSDAQCEASHVESHQDIVDSQGEGSDVPCKVGRVNSQVMSPRDEEERKIQDELAALNYEGEMCRILCQLAELEEKLYSADDAELDVLAREVRLVKGRLRAVEAESVLLKHVAMSVQKRGVLSEIAQHLRQLRQ; encoded by the exons ATGCTTCCCGCAGGGGCAGCATTGAGGATCTCCATCGAGGAAAAGTTCGGAACTCTCTCCTATTTCTTCATCTACGCCATCCTCGAATGGCTGGTGATCGTCTTGCTCTTTTTCGACGGCCTCCTCGCCTTCCTCTGCAACGAAATCACCCAATGGTTCGAGCTCAAAACTCCATGCTTGCTCTGCACCAGGCTTGATCATCTCCTTGTGCAGAGGAGCTCCAGTTTCTACTACAATGAATCCTTTTGTGAGGATCACAAGAGGAATATCTCCGCCCTCGCCTACTGCCACGTGCACAAGCGTCTTTCTGACATCCGCAGCATGTGCCAGGGATGCCTTCTCTCATCCGAGAAGGAATCTGGCTGCGATAGGCGCAGGCCCCTTGTTGTGGATGAGGGGAATGTGCAGCTGAGACAGTTGAGGAAATATGAGAAGGAGATTGTGGCTAATGAGAGGATTGGGATTTTGAGGTGCTCTTGCTGTGGGGACCCTATAAAGTTGAAGTCACCGTTGAGATACAAGGCGTGTTTGTCCATGGCTGCCCCTTGTTCTCCTCGTGCAGCTTGGTTCTCAGGCGGGAATGGTGATGGTGGCAGCGTTGATGCGTACACAGAGCTTAAATTGATAGCAGATTCAAGATCAGAGTTCCATG GTAAAGAGGGCATAAATAATATGTTTGGAGATGAACCAAAAACTCCACATTTCTCAGATAGAAACAGATTCTTTGGAGTCGCATTATCAGATGGTGCAGCCTCAGCGAGTCCTAGGACTCCTAGGAGAATAGAGTTTGCCATGGAGCCGATCAAAGAGGGCGAGACCGAGGCCGAGCTTGTGGCCCGTCTCAAGAGACAGGTGACACTCGACCGGAGGTCCATGATGGCCCTATACATGGAGTTGGATGAGGAGAGAAGTGCCTCCGCTGTGGCAGCCAACAACGCGATGGCAATGATCACACGCCTGCAGGAGGAGAAGGCGGCGGTGCTGATGGAGGCGTTGCAGTACAAGAGGATGATGGAGGGGCAGGCGGAGTATGACCAGGAGGCGATGCAGAGGATGAAGGACATGTTGGTCAGGAGGGAAGAGGAGATTAAGGTCATGGGGCACGAGCTCGAGGAGCATGGGGAGAGGTACAGTGTGGTTGGGGCCAAAGGGAGTGGCGATCTGTCTGAGGTGCGTCTTGATGAGGATCGTCAAGACATTGTGAACTCGTGTGGCAAAATGAGCAATGATCCCCGTGTGGTGCGTCTAGATGAGGATCATCAAGACATTGTGAACTCGCGGGTTTGTCTAGATGAGGATCATCAAGACGACATTGTGAACTCGCACGACGAAGGGAGAGATGATGCGCGTGAGGTGGGTCATGATGAGGATCATCAAGATGACATTGTGAACTCGCGGGATGAAGGGAGTGATGATGCGCGTGAGGTGGGTCATGACGAGGATCATCAAAACGACATTGTGAACTCGCGGGACGAACATGAGGATCATCAGGACGACATTGTGAACTCGGTGAGCGAAGACAGTGATGCTCAATGTGAGGCAAGTCATGTTGAGAGTCATCAAGACATTGTGGACTCGCAGGGCGAAGGGAGTGATGTTCCGTGTAAGGTGGGTCGTGTGAACTCGCAAGTCATGTCACCACGGGACGAGGAGGAACGTAAGATCCAAGACGAGCTAGCTGCATTGAACTACGAGGGGGAGATGTGCCGTATCCTATGTCAGTTGGCGGAGTTGGAGGAGAAGTTGTACTCGGCGGATGATGCCGAGCTGGACGTCCTTGCGAGAGAAGTAAGATTGGTGAAGGGAAGGCTGAGAGCAGTGGAAGCAGAGAGTGTGTTGTTGAAGCACGTTGCCATGAGTGTGCAGAAAAGGGGAGTTTTGAGTGAGATAGCTCAACATCTAAGACAACTTAGGCAATAA